TAGGAGGAATTTTTCATAGACATAGTCCAAGAAAACAACTTAGTTAAACTCAGTGTAGGCTGCTGTTTTCACTTCTATTATTCACATAAGTACACATTTTATCTCCAGTTGGAGGTGCTTTAACGTTCTGTTgggtttgaaataaaaaaaagaggtggCTTTTGTCACTGCCTTTCTGTAAATCCTCAGTGTTGTCCACATGGATTCTACAGCTACGGAAACGTTAGAGATCATTAAAGGAAGATTTAGCAATTCTCTGCGCTTTTTGTATTAGAATAGTAATGATGACATTGCTGAAAAAGATACTACTTTGCCCATTTCTTGTTGCCATACCataagaatttatttctgtacagTTTACTGGAAACCAGAAGGCATGGAACACACAATAGCCAGGAAAAGAACAGGATAAACAACTCAGAAATTAATAAGTGAACAAAAAATTCCATCATCTTGGTAGCATTGTCACACTCAGCTTTCTTCCCAAGGAAGGAAATGGGTTATGATCTTCTTGCTTATCCTCTGTTACATCCTTTGCTCTCAGGAGATCAATGACCAGCTGGACTGCCGCTACTTTGGTGAGCTCCTTGCTGAACTGAACCGCAAGACCAACGACCTGTACAGCTGTTTACTACAGCATGTGGAGAAGATAGGAGGAAGGTATTGGCCTTATGTCTGTTATCTGTGTTCTGCTATTCCAGAAATCCTAGGAatgcacagctgggagcagtcACAAGTTGATTCCAGTCTTGACAATGTCCTTATCTTTCCCTCACAATCAGCATTACTTTAGTACTCCCCTCTCACTCTCTCTCACTTCCTGCTGTCAAAGTTGACTGAAATGAGTGtatctgctctgcagcatgggCAGAGTGGGATCCCAACATCACTAAAAGCCCTGGCACTGCTAAGAAAACACCTGCTGCATGTCAATACACTTCAGCTTAGTTCTGGGTAAAGACATGGCCCAAACTAATGAAGAACTGGGTAAACTGACCATCACTGGGATAAATGCCCAGAGAAACAGAGttgcctgtgctgctgttagTATTCCAGCCTCCTCACACAGTTGTGCAAGGAGTCGCCTTTAATAACACACCACCTGTCACCTTACAGGGAGGGTAACAGCTCTTGATCTCATGATGAACCTTCCCTGTTCTGCACTGCAGGGACAGTCTTTTTGTAGCTGTCAGAGTGATCAAGTCCTGCAAAGTCTTGTGTTATAATCAGCCCACTGCATTTTGTCTATTTCCAGGAACCACGACATCGAATGGACGAGTCAGGTAAGCATCGGGCATGTGCTTACAAAGCTGTTCTCTGAAGGTCTTGGTAAGGATGCAGTGGATCTTGGAGCAGATGAGGCCAAGCAAGTTTAACTGAATGAAGCTGATCTTTTGTTAGttaattatttctgcttgttaACAACATTCAGAGCCTGAGACGTATTGCCAGGTAATGTTTTCAAGTGTGGTAATAGTGAAAGAAACAAGCTTTAATGATTTGCATTGTTATTATGACTATTGCAGTACAAGTCAAATTTTGAAAGTCTTTCCTGTTACACCAGTAATGGTTTCACTGTAGAACAAATGCACAGAGATGCGTATCATTTTAGTATGCATTTCTGCAAAGCATGTTTTACTCTCTTGCcaataaagcagctgctgctcagcaccatgcactgctgtgtgctgcgAGAAGTAAAGAGAAATGCCTCTCACTGTGATGAGAGGAACTGAAGTGGACAGAAAGACTTTCTAGGTTTCCTGACCGCTCACTAGTGGGAATCCAGCTGCAATGCACACAATCATCAGGACCTTTTTAAAGTCGTGATTTTTGTGATAGAAACGCTTGTTTAGGATTAAACTACACGAAGCAGCACCACTTCCTGGCTGTCAGGATCTCCTGTAAAACCCTGGTCATCATTTGTTTGTCGACAGTCTTTTCATTACTTAGGAACACGAGATTTGCTTACAATCATTAACTGCTGGGAGCTGTTTTAGAGTTAAAAGTGCTATTTCTTAAGAGAGGATTGTTctgaatgctgcttttaaaacaagcatTAAGCTTAGTGTAGATTTAAATACATACTTCATTTATCACTTCATCTCAGTGTTTATATGCCACACTTATATAAGACTTTGGAAGTTTTCTGGGTGTACTTTGAtctattttcattcttatttgcCTTGCGCTAAACGTGTttttcacagcagagctgtgtaaTTAATTAAGAAACTTCATAATGATCAACCAGTCAAAATTCTTAATCAGGATGTCTCCTTCTTCATCCCTTGGCTTAGACTGAAGATATTGAAGAATTAATTCCCAAAGGATTGTCTGAGGCAACAAAGCAGCAGATTCGTTATCTCCTCCAGGTATGTAAATAACATGGAGGGGAAGTCTCTACTAACTTGAAACAGTAGAGGCTGCTGTACACAAACATAGCAGGGAATGTGTACGTAACACTGCTTggtattttttcattctattcTATGTAAAGGGTATGGAATCACGCAGGTAGCTCAGGTGCCAACGCAGCAGTTCATTTCACTGCtcacttgtttattttaaagtgttttactGGAGCCTTCTTGCAGTTTTGCTAGAACCCATTTTGGCAAGtaatgaaagaaactgaatttcactCTTCTTATTTGTCCCTGTTGTATGTTAATGCATCGCCTTAGAAGCTAAAGGCAAGCAGTGCGTGTTTTACTGAGTGATGAATGGGGTATCCATTAATAATTACATCTGCTGCCTCTAACCTGAGTCTCACCTTTACAAATGGTCTGGCTAAGCACCGTTAACTGCACTTATCACTGTGGCATGCTTATAGTATCTGGGGTGCTTTTACACATAGTAAAGCATATTGTAAACAAaactcattaattaattacaacaacctctattttattttttctcctcccagatGAGAGTGACATCAGATAAATCTTTGAGACTTGTGCTTTCCACTTTCAAAAACTTACGTGAAGAGCTCTGCCATTTACAGGATGACCTGGGGGTAAGTGAAGTTGTATTTCTCAGTCCCCatggcctcatccatttgtgGTCCCCCTCGGTACAAAGTCCATTATGACGAAATTTAACTTGTGAAGTCCAAGCTCAGTTGCTTTAATACAAACAGATGGTTCACAGACTTGCAAGATCTGCACAGTGAAGGAGGTTACATTTCTTCCTAGCAGTGGGTTTCAAGTGTTCAGTTTGTTaaaccctaaaaaaaaatatgaaatttttACATCAAGAAAGGGTCTGTTTGAGTGGATTCAGACTTAGTTCTGCATTAGTATAAATAATCCATATGTGTCTAcatcaatgaagatattttGGAACTGTGCTTTTGTAGGTGCCTTGTCTATGTTATAGACACTGAGTGCTTACATAACAGCACTCTTCCAGGAAGCAGGAGAGCTCAATTCCTTTAGTAACTACACAGGAGAAAGTCTCTCTGTGACACGATGAAAGAGAAGTTTCTGAGACCACTCAGTGCTTACCATGCAGCATGAAGCACAATGAGCATGGTACTGCTGCACTGAGTGTATATGGGCTTTgtacttaaggaaaaaaaagtttcaagaAAACTGGGtatttttcacttctaaaaTATCACTTAATACAAAGTATGTTGTACTTTGAACACACTTAGGACTAAGTTTAATGAAAAATTGCAGCTACTCACAGCTATCacttttgttttacagaagcTGGAAACTGACAACGTCTTACTTAAGAAGGATTTGGCTTTTAAAGAATCTCAAGTAAAAGAATATGAAACTATGTTGTCTTCTCTGAGAGAGAATAATCGTCAGCAGCAGGTAAATCCTGAATATGGTTTCAGTATAATTACTGTCAGCTATAAACTGGCTTCTGTGCTGGCTTCTGAGTGTTCCAAGTAATTACtgcctggctgtgtgctggtgtGGGTGATCCATTTACTTCCCTAAGCAACACCACACATTCTTTCCTCTCCTGTGCTTTCCAGCAAGGACTCAGAGAAAGTGCTGCCAGGTGTCAGTCTCTGGAAGAACAGCTCCTTTCTCTTCGACTCAATGAGGGAGAAAAGGATTGTCAGCTAAAGGAACTGGAATACTCCAAGCGCGCCTTGGACCAAGAGATCCAGAGTCTTAAGCTACAGGTAATAATACCTGCACTTGCTCTTTGTTCAGCTGTTGTTATTCACAGATGCAGATGTCGTGGTGAAGAAAATACTACTACTTATAATATAatagtactttaaaaataagagatactttatttcctttagatCTGCTCCAGTCCAACAATTCAGGCTACCACAGATGAGCTCTCCAGCCGTTATGTAGAGATGATCAATAACTTGAGAGAGGATAAGGACCGTGAGATCCGCAGTCTTAGGGTACGGTGATTAACTTGGTATATGCTGCATTTGTCACCTTTTGTGACTGGAGATAATCagtctattttttaattaagatcTATCAGATGCTTTTTAGGTATCTTCTTGTTCTGCAATTATTTTATACAACGCTAATGATAGCACAGAAACTCATAAaattgtgatttaaaaaaaaaaaacaaacagattccTTTGATGTTTGTGATTTTAACCAACAAAATATATACAGAGTTTACTGGATACTGTACGCTTTCTGTATACAGAAAGGTCCCCTGCAGGGAGCACCAGACACATAACTGTTTCTCAACCTTTACTTCATAGTCTCAGTTGTGCCAATTCCAACAAGATATATCAAGGCAAGAAGGGAATAACAGCGACTTGCAAATGAAGCTGCATGAACTGACAGCGATGCTGGAGGAGAGAGATGTTTGTATTAAACAACAGCAAGAGGTAAAATAGTACAGAGTATTTCTTGTCTAAGAATATCATGTGCTTAAGCCTTCACTTGCTATGACAGTAGCAATTTAACTAGGAAGTCACATGTACCCTCCTGGTTCAGGAACTGGGGTTAGGATTATTATCATTCACTGAGCTAAAATTAATAATACTGTCTGTTATTCCACCACTTCTCTTGGAAGGACATACATACTATTTCAGAGGGTTCTTTGATAAGAATTCCAGCATGGATTCTCCTGTGGCTTTAGTGAACCAGTACCTcagaaagcattatttattttacttgaatgttcatttctggttttctcAGGAACTCTACAGACTCAAGCATGAGAGAGTATCAAACAGCCAGTCCCCTGGTGTAACAGCCATCATCACAAAGAAGTAATGTAGTTATTCATCTTTCTTAAAAACACATCCTCTTCATTTTCCACTGCATAGCTCCTATTAACTATGTCCTTACCTCCTTCTAATGTCTTAATGCCAAATGTCTGTTCAACTTTCACAAAAGGGAAAAGCTCCAGCTAGTAAAACCTACCAGAAGGATTCAATCTTAAGCACCATAATAGCAAATAGTGGGGTGGTTGATGTTTAAATtgcataaaacatttttgttactAATAGGAATACGTGGAGATTGTTTACTGATTTAGGATGATGGGGCAAGATCAGAGATAGTGATCTGGATACAGGTACGGAGATTTCAGTTTGATAGTTTACAGCTGAGCAACTCTTCCCAATACAGGTACAGGAATCAGTATCCTATCCTGGGTCTTTTGTCTGATGACTACAAGGCTACATCACCCGTCAACAAATCACAAACTATTGTAATTGAGAGGACTGGAGAGATATGGAAACACGTAAGTTCATGCAGGGATTCGCTACAGAGTCTGagatattaatttttcttcaaagaaattatGAGCCAAAACTGATGTGTGAAAGAAAGCCAGCACGTTAATTTAGCCATGCTGCACAAAGCAAGGCAAGTGAGTCCAGTCAAGGAACTGCACTGTCTGTTGCAAGAAGGCAGTAATTGCCAGGTAGAGTATAAATAAAACAGCGTATTGTTATTTTCTGACCTTTAATTACCTTCAACAAAGGAAGTGGTGTTGCTCTAACAGTCTTTGCCCAGGTGCATGAGGCAGTCTTGCAGGCATCAGTagctgcagtgaggagctgagAACTTCTtcagtgctctgctctcagGTGAAAGGTGCAGGTGGTGTGTTTGGGGTGTATGGTATTCCTCTGAATCATGACTATTAATTACTCTGCACTATTATTAAAACAGATTAAGCACCACGTTCCTGAAACTCACACAGAGACAGAGCAGTGACTAATTCCAGGAAACGCAGGAGAGtggtgatttctttttaaagggtGGCTTAAAGTTACAGAAAGTGGGACTGCAGAAGCTGTTTATGTTACAGGGCACAAGATAGCATCAAGTCTGAATACAAGGTAAAGACTTGAGAAAGATCAGCACGGCCAGCTCACAGCCAGGACAGAAACGTAAGAATAGCTTTCTGGGGGACATAACTAAGAACAAGCAACTTAACAAAAGCAGCCTGAGTAGGCTGAAAGTGAAACATCTGGCAAGCAAGGAAATAACATGGTAGTagagaaataacagtaataaaaagcTAAGACCTCTTCCTAGCTTACTTGAAAAGTTAGTCATATTTTCCATtataaaagtgaaaacaatgaATGCACGCTGCATTTAAAGAGATCAATATCACTGAATAAGTAAGAACTATTAACTGGTTGCATTTTGAGTTTCCCAAGGTCTTTATCACAGGTGCAAgtttcagctgaaacaaaatgacTTTGTTGCAAGATAGAACTGATAAATCCAGTTTGAGAAGTGCCAGTTTCCTCCAAGcttgacaaatattttttctgcgTTCATGTTCTGTCAGCCAAATCTTTCTATCTGCATTCATTACTGAATAGCGATGCTGACTGATAAGTATCTGAACAGGGTACTGAAAGTAGCCCGTATGTGACAGTGCCTTTCAAGTAATGAGTATTCATCATGCTGACTCTCTTAGGATGCTCAAGCAGAAGTACTTCAATCTTAGTTATATTAGAGAAAAATTCTAGGGTAGAAACTCTGTAGTGTCTGATAACTTCCTGTGCTTGCTGGTATTCATTAATACAAAAACAACCCCTCCCACCACTATCTATTCTTGTGATTACTGTAGACAGAGAATGATGCCAGTTCTGGCCTCTGCCACTTGTTGAACAGAATTGTCTGCAGCTTAATGACCATTCCAGAGCTGCTGTAAGAGCTGACATGCACAGCACTTGGAAAGGGGAAGGCTCACTGAGGCACTTAGAGACTGTTAGAGAAAATAAGTGTACAAGTTAACTGAAGCATGCTTTATACAGCAGACACTTCAGTGAAATGCATATCACCTTCTAACAGgctgcttgtttctttgctttcaggaaTGAAAGAAATCCCTCAGCCATCCAAGCTGGTTAAAGGCGTCCACAACAAACACctaaaactgctttattttctgctttgtttgtttgtttgtttgttttttcccatcAGTAAAAGGTTTGGTCTGATAGTGAGGGAAAGGCCAGGGAAGAAATTAAGAACATGAAAGCATGAAGGCAATGCAAGACAACGTCTTGTCCTCATCATAACAAACTGGTACCTATGTCCATAAGTTGCTGCTAACATCTGTGCACAAATGTTATTCATACTGTTTCTTGCACTTACTTTTCtctcagaagagaaaggcaTGCCACGCTGGTGAGGACTTCCATTGTTCCTGACGTGCCTACCACCTGTTCTTCAGTCATTCTTTCAGCCATCTAAAAGACAGAAGTCAGAActctgaaacatttctgtttcctcttcatTGCGTTATCcgtgttttttctctcctatcTGCTTGTGAGTGAGAAGTGAGAGTGATACAAATCTAAGTCATGCACACACACGGAATGGCTGGTTTCAGTACAGAGAGATTCACAGATTGTCACTTCATCTACTGCAGCCTATTCAAGATGAAGTAAAACCCAGTAAGAACTGTCACGGGGAATGTTACTTTACATTACATCTGCCTGTCCAAAACTAAACCGCAAAGGAAAATGACTTCATTTGTTCCAGAAATACTAAACGTGGCTATTGAGTGAGTAGATGACTTAATTTGGGCTGATGCCAACTTTGGAGAATGTTACTGACATCAGAATATTAACATATTGCAGTTACACCTCTATAAGCCCCCCAAACCAGCCACaactatttattttgctgtgtttgaaaacatcaagatctcattatatttttatatagaaaAACTTAGCTCATAGAGTATATTTTATTATCAGACCAACCTACTATTTACAGTTTTTTGCTCCAAGCAAGACTATGGTAATTCTCTCATCTGACTTGGTACAAATAATTAAGCTGCTTTGGTATAAATAATTATGTAGCCGTCTAGCCAACACAATGTATTAGGTGAGAGGGAGAAGCACTAAGAGAAAATCATAGGCAAAAAGCTTTGTGCAATCAGAAGGTGCTAGCTCTGTATCACAGGGTtcttgctttgctctttcttatggaatcatagaatgtttcTGCAGACACGTACTTCTGTTCGCCAATAATATACAGCACAGACACTCTTTAATGGTGAAAGAACCCTGTTGGCAATacatgttaaataaatataactTTCTGAATCATGGCTCTACTGGAAACAACGTTTATCTACCCAGTACTGGAGGGGGTTGTTTTAGGGGACGTGATGCTTTTTTGAAACAACAGATTTCTCTAGACCAATCTTCACAAGTAAAGGGATAGTGGgatgcttcttttcttgcacTTGATTCCAACCTTCACTCAGTTAATGTaacagcatagaaaaaaaaaccgTAATACACTGCCACAGTACTGTCACAATAACCTTACTGGCACTGTCTAATGACTTATCATCCCTGGTGTCCCAGaccataaaaacagaaaaagaacaacacattTGTTTAATGCCATCATACTGATGAATGCAGATTTCccaatgaaaagagaaaacaactttCTGACTTACTGTGGTCTTTGCCGTGAACTCATCTGGGCCTGGCAAGCTAGAAGCATTGCAAACAGCTCCAAAGGAAgaagctgcaaacagcagaaagaaacatcaGTTATTAATGGACAtactttgcattcatttcagctACTCAATGGCTGTACAGTGTATTTACTAATCCTTCTGGAAAATAACTACtaaacaaatgtttctttaacTCTGTATGACTTACTTTCTTAAGACTATAACAGCACAACAAAAGCAGTCAACACCCTCACGGACAGAAGAATGCAGACTGAAATGCactcagagctgctgggtgtTGTGTTGTCATTTGATGACAAGGCCATCATTAGGCAAATGAACTGCTCTGCATATACAGCTGGCATTATCATCCATTTGAAAACATGCTGATTGTTCCCCACACTTGGAGCACCACTAGCACACATAccactaaatatatatatatatacacattaaaaaaaaataaagcctagTTTTCTAACCAGAAGAGACAAATGTCAGCAATGCATGGTGCAGGAAGGGCCAGATGCTCTGAGGCTCATCTAATTAACTTAAAACATCCATATGCTGTACattctgcagcactgactgCCAGCTCAGCACATTTTACACCCAGGCA
This region of Coturnix japonica isolate 7356 chromosome 4, Coturnix japonica 2.1, whole genome shotgun sequence genomic DNA includes:
- the POF1B gene encoding protein POF1B, with the translated sequence MLGAQQQLQPFALPPHLQQQQQQQQQQHHYYRRQQHYSTLPARRPCREPPPCPEPPPCPEPPPCREPPSCPEPPLPPPCFEPPQRHESGPAFDRVRTYGPGCRRVGGSCSSRCSSPLERSHGQQQLSAGCQPQGTVRRIIIENPEQLQEPLSPFLRAGNFCPGNNVIYEKTIRKYELLNPLQEKQYQFSHQCQIPQPSEQCQPCQQPEQPPVTQQCQQTQTGSPCEVMPVCVTDDCRGNTVRRVTVQTCEQEINDQLDCRYFGELLAELNRKTNDLYSCLLQHVEKIGGRNHDIEWTSQTEDIEELIPKGLSEATKQQIRYLLQMRVTSDKSLRLVLSTFKNLREELCHLQDDLGKLETDNVLLKKDLAFKESQVKEYETMLSSLRENNRQQQQGLRESAARCQSLEEQLLSLRLNEGEKDCQLKELEYSKRALDQEIQSLKLQICSSPTIQATTDELSSRYVEMINNLREDKDREIRSLRSQLCQFQQDISRQEGNNSDLQMKLHELTAMLEERDVCIKQQQEELYRLKHERVSNSQSPGVTAIITKKYRNQYPILGLLSDDYKATSPVNKSQTIVIERTGEIWKHE